TAAACGCCGTAGCAAGATTGTGCAGTATGTTTTCATCATATGTCAACTGTTCTATACTATTTCCAAGCAAATAAGTTAAATCTTTAGTAGTATATGACCATACTAGTACGCTATTGTTACCATAAGCCCTTATTACTTTAAGTCCTTCTTCAAACGATATGTCAGACACTTCTTTTAAAAAAAGCACTTCTAAAACCTGTTCAATTGGTGCTTTAATTGTTAACCAAGAGCTTTTATAGCCAATCCCTCTAGGAAGGTTATCACCTATCATTTCCATTCTCCCATTATTGTTTGTCATTTTGATAACTTAATTCTTCTTGATATTCCCTTTCTGTAACTGAATTAAAGTAATCGGCAAAGTTATTTTGAATTTTAGTCTCATTTTTATTAAGCATATCATATTTTATAACAGGGCATTCACCATTTGAAAGATTAGCAGTATCTAAACACAAAATGTACTCTTCGTCCTCTGTTCTTATTTTTGCAACAACTATATGCTTATTTGATATATTTAATTCTTTTCTAAATTTTTTCGTTTTCTCTTTTGCACTTGAATAATCTTCATTTTCGATTCCAAATGTATATGTGCCTGATAACCCACCTTCTCCAAATTTTCTCAAGAATTCTTTGTAACTTTTAGGTAACTCAACTTCCAAGTCCTCACTTAACTTTTCGATTAATTCTTCCGCAACACCACCAGTAAAAAAGGCTCCTGTCATTTTCTTTGTTTTTTCAAGTAATACTTCATCAATCACAATATATCCTCCTATCCTGTTCAATTAATCACATTCCATTATCTTTACTAGAACAACAACCTAGTACTGTATTATGTCTAATACTTATATATTTATTTTGCATTTCCCAGTAGTTTTCTTCCTTAATTCCTGCTCAATCTCATCTTTTAGCTTTTGACCATTTTTACCTGTATTTAATTCAATATCTAAAATCTTATCTACGCTTTCACCATTTATCGTTATCTTGATATTTTCTATATCATTATAGTATTTTGCCAACTGGTCTGTAACCGCATTAATATCAACTACTCGCTTCCCATTAGCATCTATTTTAGTATAAGTACTACAATAAACATTCATAGATTTTACACTAATTACACAGGTTTCATTAGCCAAATCAATCACTGGAAATTTTCCATTAAATCCTTCTCCAATTTGTATATATTGATTTTTTCCAGCTTCAGCAATAATATTTTCTATATTTTTACCTCTATCAGTATGCTTTTTGTTATTAAATTCTTTAGCAATAAAATCATTATTAACTTTAGGAACACCTCCTATGTTTGTCAAATCTTTTGTCACGCTACTTTTGATAGTAATTTTTAAATACTCTCCAGTTCTATAATTTGCAGAACCAATGTTCTCACCATTAATTTCTATATTTCTATCTCTATATGTTACCGCACCATACCCACTAGGGTCTAAGTACATCACTGGATTATTCGCACAATACGCATACAGATTCAATCCATCCCCTCTGTACACATCCTCTTGTGTGAATCTTGCTACCTGTGGGTTATAAAACCTTGCTCTTAAGTAGTACTGACTGGTTATGGCATCGTATTGCTCCCCATTATACGTATAACGGTTCCTTACGATTTCTTCCGCTGTTGTCAATGAACCAAAGGCATCATACCCATAGCGGTTTAGGACTTGTCCGTCTTCCCCTGTGATATATTCCGTATCTCCATGCTCATTCCAGTGGAAGTATCGGTAGCC
The nucleotide sequence above comes from Anaerocolumna cellulosilytica. Encoded proteins:
- a CDS encoding SMI1/KNR4 family protein, giving the protein MIDEVLLEKTKKMTGAFFTGGVAEELIEKLSEDLEVELPKSYKEFLRKFGEGGLSGTYTFGIENEDYSSAKEKTKKFRKELNISNKHIVVAKIRTEDEEYILCLDTANLSNGECPVIKYDMLNKNETKIQNNFADYFNSVTEREYQEELSYQNDKQ